The following proteins are encoded in a genomic region of Sorangiineae bacterium MSr12523:
- a CDS encoding bifunctional precorrin-2 dehydrogenase/sirohydrochlorin ferrochelatase produces the protein MAERNLYPLFLHVQDREVLVVGAGSVAEKKVEDLVSAGARVRLVAPRATKRLRALAKEGALTHHARAFTEADLEGAWLAVSATGARGVAKRVFQEAERRRIFVLAVDDPKHGSAISSSVVRRDPFVVAISSSGQAPALTRLVRELVEQVLPEDHWVRAARELRTRWRAEGAPMGSRFAELVRSFKARATK, from the coding sequence ATGGCTGAGCGAAACTTGTATCCATTGTTTCTTCACGTGCAGGACCGCGAGGTCCTCGTCGTCGGCGCCGGCTCGGTGGCCGAGAAAAAAGTCGAGGACCTCGTCTCGGCGGGTGCCCGGGTTCGCCTCGTGGCCCCGCGGGCGACCAAGCGGCTGCGCGCGCTCGCCAAGGAGGGCGCCCTCACGCACCACGCGCGCGCCTTCACCGAGGCCGATCTCGAGGGCGCGTGGCTCGCCGTCTCCGCCACCGGCGCCCGCGGCGTCGCCAAGCGCGTCTTTCAGGAGGCCGAGCGCCGACGCATCTTCGTGCTCGCGGTCGACGATCCCAAGCACGGCTCCGCGATTTCCAGCTCGGTGGTGCGGCGCGATCCGTTCGTGGTGGCCATCTCGTCGTCGGGGCAAGCCCCTGCCCTCACCCGCCTGGTGCGCGAGCTCGTCGAGCAGGTCCTCCCCGAGGATCACTGGGTACGCGCCGCCCGCGAACTGCGGACACGCTGGCGCGCCGAAGGTGCGCCCATGGGCTCACGCTTCGCCGAGCTGGTGCGCTCCTTCAAGGCTCGCGCGACGAAATAA
- a CDS encoding site-specific DNA-methyltransferase, whose protein sequence is MMEPCANAEPGQVRLIRGDALDIGQHVAKESVDLAYLDPPFAVGVTFRARAEAPGTTLNRESGEVAYHDRWPSLEAYLAWLEVRLDRVRSVLSLQGTLWLHLDQRAVHEAKVACDRVFGRPSFLGEVIWIPGNGSKKRRGPGMSHQTILLYTRGKEYVWNAHDPALRAPFASTSLAMHFKNTDEHGRSFRERTLGGKTYRYYADQGRALGSVWSDCPAMVANTPLRKESTGYPTQKPLKLLERIVRASSVEGSLVLDPFCGSGTTLHAAATLGRRAVGSDMSELAIATTRQRLSDANISVTVQDGHG, encoded by the coding sequence ATGATGGAGCCCTGTGCCAACGCCGAGCCGGGCCAGGTCCGACTCATACGAGGCGACGCCCTCGACATCGGCCAACACGTCGCCAAGGAAAGCGTCGACCTCGCGTACCTCGATCCTCCGTTTGCCGTCGGCGTCACCTTTCGTGCGCGCGCCGAGGCGCCGGGAACGACCTTGAACCGCGAATCGGGCGAGGTTGCCTACCACGATCGCTGGCCTTCCTTGGAGGCGTACCTCGCGTGGCTCGAAGTGCGCCTCGATCGCGTTCGCAGCGTACTCTCGCTCCAAGGCACCCTCTGGCTTCACCTCGATCAGCGCGCGGTGCACGAGGCCAAGGTGGCGTGCGATCGCGTTTTCGGGCGCCCGTCGTTCTTGGGCGAGGTCATCTGGATCCCGGGAAACGGCAGCAAAAAGAGGCGCGGCCCGGGCATGAGCCATCAGACGATCCTGCTCTACACGCGGGGCAAGGAATACGTGTGGAATGCACACGATCCGGCCTTGCGTGCGCCGTTCGCCTCCACCAGCCTCGCGATGCACTTCAAGAACACCGACGAACACGGTCGCTCGTTCCGCGAGCGCACCTTGGGCGGTAAGACGTACCGCTATTACGCGGACCAAGGGCGCGCGCTGGGCAGCGTATGGAGCGACTGCCCGGCCATGGTCGCCAACACGCCGCTGCGCAAGGAGAGCACGGGCTACCCCACGCAAAAGCCGCTCAAGTTGCTCGAGCGCATCGTGCGCGCGTCCAGCGTGGAGGGGTCGCTGGTGCTCGATCCGTTCTGTGGGTCGGGCACCACGTTGCATGCGGCCGCGACGCTGGGACGGCGTGCGGTCGGGTCCGATATGAGCGAGCTTGCCATTGCCACCACCCGTCAGCGATTGTCGGACGCGAACATCTCCGTAACCGTGCAGGACGGCCATGGCTGA
- a CDS encoding penicillin-insensitive murein endopeptidase has protein sequence MRSLGVGVLAWVLVGCGRAPSPLYPALEGSIGMTHRGVLTGSMEIPEEGPGYRFLRDNDRHYATPRFAKALMRAAAQVEEQRPGAVLVFGDLSKAKGGTLMPHFSHRNGRDADLLLYATTLDGVPVASPNFIQYGPDGLAFDKKKKRFYRLDEEREWLLVKALIEDPEAHIQWIFVHRYVKARVIQWARASGESPELIARAFEVMWQPRSPGGLHDDHTHVRTTCTSEEVAHGCEPFGPVRAWLEGPLDAPPPPAEASDAELAAELSRPLQAAGVPARSAAAAP, from the coding sequence GTGAGGAGTCTCGGTGTCGGTGTGCTCGCGTGGGTGCTGGTTGGCTGCGGGCGGGCGCCGTCTCCTCTTTACCCCGCGCTCGAGGGCAGCATCGGCATGACCCACCGCGGAGTGCTCACCGGCTCGATGGAGATCCCGGAGGAGGGCCCCGGCTACCGGTTTTTGCGCGACAACGACCGCCACTACGCCACACCGCGTTTCGCGAAGGCGCTGATGCGCGCGGCCGCGCAGGTGGAGGAGCAGCGCCCCGGCGCCGTCCTGGTCTTCGGAGATCTCTCGAAGGCCAAAGGGGGTACGCTCATGCCGCATTTCTCCCACCGCAATGGGCGCGATGCGGACCTTCTGCTCTACGCCACGACGTTGGACGGCGTTCCGGTGGCGAGCCCCAACTTCATTCAATATGGCCCCGATGGCCTCGCTTTCGACAAGAAGAAGAAACGCTTTTACCGCCTCGACGAAGAGCGCGAGTGGCTGCTGGTGAAGGCGTTGATCGAAGATCCGGAGGCGCACATCCAGTGGATCTTCGTGCACCGTTACGTCAAAGCGCGGGTCATTCAGTGGGCGCGCGCCTCGGGCGAATCGCCCGAGCTCATTGCGCGCGCCTTCGAGGTGATGTGGCAGCCGCGTTCCCCCGGCGGTCTGCACGACGACCACACCCACGTGCGCACGACGTGCACGAGCGAGGAAGTCGCTCACGGGTGCGAGCCGTTCGGCCCCGTACGCGCATGGCTCGAGGGGCCGCTGGATGCACCGCCGCCGCCGGCCGAAGCGAGCGACGCGGAGCTCGCCGCCGAGTTGAGTCGCCCGCTCCAAGCCGCCGGAGTCCCCGCCCGCTCGGCAGCCGCCGCGCCATGA
- a CDS encoding 1-acyl-sn-glycerol-3-phosphate acyltransferase encodes MSERPLVAYEPNALLGWLYHRFFDHIEVDEAWAAAVREADRRGTVVYVLRNLSFLDFLALDHLIKRLHLPQVRFANDLGLWVLEPMGRGWLSALGRRKDEEDARDLRRVIRDGSSAALFLKRPPSLVARASTRSSGRGQIEGDAYMRTLFEMQRETERPILLVPQVFVWSKQPDAAQHNMVDAVLGPREWPGKVRTLAQFLSNYKNVTLRAGEPVDVKAFLANEAAAQNGHGPVSDDVLVRRMTYTLLRRLERERRSVIGPTKKPPDRMREEVVRSPKLKKVIYDMAGPGEAERQVLTLRAMSMLREMEADLDMGTIAALDVTVEQLLPRMFGALEVDQPGIERLRKAMREGTVVLLPSHKSHIDYIVLAYVLYTHHLQLPIIAAGENLNFFPVGPILRRAGAFFIRRNFKGDRLYSAVVDAYIRRLIIDGFSLEFFMEGGRSRTGKLLPPKVGLLSLAVDAALGVRPRQIFFCPISIGYERVPEEKSYVHELSGGEKQKEDMRGFLGAFSVLLQRYGRISVQFGEPLSLETVLREDEEHHRAKNGDAAPSSTGTLSPARRRAVVTRVAYRVMNEINRVTAVTAGALVAAALLTHDKRGMPQAELIESCRRLARILHCFGARFSANLTPPHIVPSRRGNGNGQVAISEEAIREACALFVRAGHVTVRLPGREVHPDEQLGLARHGTDTIFVVPDEARLSLDLAKNILVHFFVSRAMVATALLGGPPSREGLKQRVLSLSRLFKYEFQFRADASFDQIFDETLAEMITDGELASEGMFVRFGSDEGRRRVMLYKSMLRNFVEGYRVAARGLAALLKGPLAPKDLTKRAIAVGERLYLAGEIERREAISAPLMENAFSSFVDQGYLTRLDGKLKLAESYATADAVRTVEARIAGFLESA; translated from the coding sequence TTGAGCGAGCGTCCCCTCGTTGCGTACGAGCCGAATGCCCTACTTGGCTGGCTCTATCATCGGTTCTTCGACCACATCGAGGTCGACGAGGCATGGGCCGCTGCGGTCCGCGAGGCCGATCGGCGCGGCACGGTGGTCTACGTGCTGCGCAATCTGTCCTTTTTGGACTTCCTCGCGCTCGACCATCTCATCAAGCGCCTTCACCTGCCCCAGGTTCGCTTCGCCAACGATCTCGGCCTCTGGGTGCTCGAGCCCATGGGCCGCGGCTGGCTGAGCGCCCTCGGCCGCCGCAAAGACGAGGAAGACGCGCGCGATCTGCGCCGCGTGATCCGCGACGGCTCGTCGGCCGCGCTCTTTCTCAAGCGACCGCCCTCGCTGGTGGCACGCGCCTCCACGCGAAGCAGCGGGCGCGGTCAAATCGAAGGTGACGCATACATGCGCACCTTGTTCGAGATGCAGCGGGAAACGGAGCGGCCCATTTTGCTGGTGCCGCAGGTCTTCGTCTGGTCCAAGCAGCCCGACGCCGCGCAGCACAACATGGTCGACGCCGTGCTGGGCCCGCGTGAGTGGCCCGGCAAAGTGCGAACGTTGGCGCAGTTCCTCTCGAACTACAAGAACGTCACCCTGCGCGCGGGCGAGCCCGTGGACGTGAAGGCGTTCCTCGCCAACGAGGCGGCCGCGCAGAATGGCCATGGCCCCGTTTCGGACGACGTCTTGGTCCGGCGCATGACGTACACCCTGCTGCGAAGGCTCGAGCGCGAGCGCCGCTCGGTCATCGGCCCGACGAAGAAGCCACCGGATCGCATGCGCGAAGAGGTGGTGCGCAGCCCCAAGCTGAAAAAGGTCATCTACGACATGGCCGGCCCGGGCGAGGCGGAGCGGCAGGTGCTCACCCTGCGCGCGATGTCCATGCTGCGCGAGATGGAGGCCGATCTGGACATGGGCACCATCGCGGCACTCGACGTCACCGTCGAGCAGCTTTTGCCGCGCATGTTCGGCGCCCTGGAGGTCGATCAGCCGGGCATCGAGCGGCTGCGCAAGGCCATGCGCGAGGGCACGGTGGTTTTGCTACCGAGCCACAAATCGCATATCGACTACATCGTATTGGCGTACGTTCTGTATACGCATCATTTGCAATTACCGATCATCGCGGCGGGAGAGAATCTCAACTTCTTCCCCGTGGGTCCCATCCTGCGGCGCGCGGGTGCGTTCTTCATCCGGCGCAATTTCAAGGGGGATCGGCTCTACAGCGCGGTGGTCGACGCGTACATCCGCCGGTTGATCATCGACGGCTTTTCGCTCGAGTTTTTCATGGAGGGCGGCCGCTCGCGCACGGGCAAGCTGCTCCCGCCGAAAGTGGGATTGCTCTCGCTGGCCGTGGATGCGGCGCTGGGTGTGCGACCGCGGCAGATCTTCTTCTGCCCCATCTCGATTGGCTACGAGCGTGTGCCCGAGGAAAAGTCGTACGTGCACGAGCTCTCCGGCGGCGAAAAGCAAAAAGAGGACATGCGCGGCTTCCTCGGGGCCTTCAGCGTGCTCCTGCAGCGCTACGGGCGCATCAGCGTGCAATTCGGCGAGCCGCTGTCCTTGGAAACGGTGCTGCGCGAAGACGAAGAGCACCATCGCGCCAAGAACGGCGATGCGGCGCCCTCCTCGACGGGAACGCTCAGCCCCGCACGACGGAGGGCCGTGGTCACGCGCGTCGCCTACCGCGTGATGAACGAGATCAACCGCGTGACCGCGGTGACCGCCGGCGCCTTGGTCGCCGCGGCGCTCCTCACGCACGACAAGCGCGGCATGCCCCAGGCCGAGTTGATCGAGAGCTGCCGCCGCCTGGCGCGCATCCTCCACTGCTTCGGCGCGCGCTTTTCGGCGAACCTCACGCCACCGCACATCGTTCCGAGCCGGCGCGGCAACGGCAATGGGCAGGTGGCCATCTCGGAGGAGGCCATCCGCGAGGCGTGCGCACTGTTCGTGCGCGCGGGGCACGTGACCGTGCGCCTGCCCGGTCGCGAGGTACACCCCGACGAACAACTCGGGCTCGCGCGGCATGGGACCGACACGATTTTCGTGGTGCCCGACGAAGCGCGGCTCTCGCTCGATCTGGCGAAGAACATCTTGGTGCACTTCTTCGTCTCGCGCGCGATGGTGGCCACGGCCCTGCTGGGTGGCCCGCCGAGCCGCGAAGGGCTCAAGCAGCGCGTGCTCTCGCTCTCGCGCTTGTTCAAGTACGAGTTCCAGTTCCGAGCCGACGCCTCGTTCGACCAGATTTTCGACGAGACCTTGGCCGAGATGATCACCGACGGCGAGCTGGCCAGCGAGGGCATGTTCGTGCGCTTCGGCAGCGACGAAGGACGAAGGCGCGTGATGCTCTACAAGAGCATGTTGCGAAACTTCGTCGAAGGCTACCGGGTGGCTGCCCGGGGACTTGCGGCGCTGCTCAAAGGTCCGCTCGCGCCGAAGGACCTCACCAAGCGTGCCATCGCCGTGGGCGAGCGGCTCTACCTCGCCGGCGAAATCGAACGACGCGAGGCCATCAGCGCGCCGCTCATGGAAAACGCCTTCTCGTCCTTCGTCGACCAGGGTTACCTCACCCGACTCGACGGTAAGTTGAAGCTCGCCGAATCGTACGCCACGGCCGACGCGGTCCGCACCGTCGAGGCACGCATCGCCGGCTTCCTCGAGTCGGCGTGA